The following proteins come from a genomic window of Oscillatoria sp. FACHB-1407:
- a CDS encoding DUF4347 domain-containing protein, whose product MTRSASTTKHQAGSPKAASTAPTSVLVVIDSRITDAATSELLPGAIAVQLDAQQDGVEQITHALQQHPEVTSLHIMAHGTPGTLFLGNTQLSLKTLEQYSWDLQSWSASSILFYGCSIAVGDAGAEFVEKLHMLTGATIADSQSV is encoded by the coding sequence ATGACCCGTTCTGCTAGCACTACAAAACATCAGGCAGGTTCTCCTAAAGCTGCATCCACTGCCCCTACTTCTGTTTTAGTCGTCATTGATAGTCGTATTACCGACGCAGCAACGTCAGAACTCCTGCCAGGGGCGATCGCAGTTCAATTAGATGCTCAACAAGATGGGGTAGAGCAGATTACTCACGCTTTGCAGCAACACCCTGAAGTAACCAGTTTGCACATTATGGCTCATGGTACCCCTGGTACGCTCTTTTTAGGAAACACGCAGCTTAGCCTAAAAACGTTGGAACAGTATTCCTGGGATCTCCAGTCTTGGTCAGCCTCTTCGATTCTGTTTTATGGTTGTAGTATTGCTGTAGGGGATGCAGGAGCAGAGTTTGTCGAGAAACTCCACATGTTGACTGGAGCGACCATCGCGGATTCTCAGTCTGTGTAA
- a CDS encoding SdrD B-like domain-containing protein codes for MSSSAPFTFTLNSASLQPLVQITLTEVSGGVQAIVSVLDPNSGDIAGVFFDTVGNTLPTDITGVDVSNDIFSVNSVISVNSSTGNVNMSGAVSTGFDAGVAIEKPGSGFVPSTTFIIQGVTIADLIGTNLRWGVRLNSASGGNKLVGTVPPPVTIGDRVFIDSNGDGIQMMGETGLNGVTVQLLNSSGAVVATDITDVSGNYGFIAPAGTYSVKFWAPSGYSFTARAQGNDLTKDSDVDPLTGQTAAIAFTAGQTNLNIDAGLIQRATIGDRVFLDRDGNGIQDAGEAGLSGVTVKLLNSSGGLVASTTTNSSGDYNFSVAPGTYRLEFGKPNSSYFFSPADRGSNDAIDSDVIDLATGRTALFTVTSGQAPNLTVDAGLFQQGTIGDRVFLDTDADGIQDAGETGLNNVTVNLLDNATSAIVATTTTNSSGNYSFTVNPGTYRVQVVPLAGYSFSPRDQGTNKAIDSDVNSTTGQTDAITLTSGQTLSDLDAGLFYALSATIAVDLDSSSFLTPSIFGASGSGFALGNTAAFEPAPNATFRQRITITNNGTTSIAAGTVVPIQGTHPFVKLTRVGSTTQFTTTGNTRTFLVPLPAIAAGQSITLDAESRVITDSSQLSTPIDYKPSEFSFFLQDSPRTDDYGQAVAEGTLYFTDLGFDTPSSSSPTSFRFNPFDPTKLQVDFNQNGIIDANDASQDVAVLRGGGTFIEGNGTAHRLYLPAFSGDVDPLIRSTSTTLRSTPTPVELSLVWNPVLDLSDFINSTESTEFTEFMELVDQGVFGRSNATDRIVKDGVTFNGEFIRYNLDGSVAFRQTALAGNVIDPSSIKVVTFNVFVNGVRQSFQSFVNGLSTSDGPYRILLANDTSSGTFTTLDFSRYSGSPQIVEIFLQSNKTSLTISNRVDQEQLNLSSIEVLTSTGQLATVTITGDGGRNVQVDRITGTINSDRIQGLNGGDILNGYLGNDTIEGGASADLINGGLGNDILLGGDGQDTFIFERGFGNDQIRDFSRDRIDLRAFRLTTAQLSSALSGNTINLTNFGGGIITVTTNGTATSIGTPVDVRSLTSGTFILS; via the coding sequence ATGTCCTCATCCGCGCCGTTTACATTTACTCTGAATTCTGCTTCGTTGCAACCGCTCGTTCAAATTACTCTGACGGAAGTTTCAGGTGGAGTCCAAGCTATTGTTAGCGTATTAGATCCCAATTCTGGAGATATTGCAGGGGTCTTCTTTGACACTGTAGGAAATACACTCCCTACCGATATCACTGGAGTAGATGTTAGTAACGACATTTTTAGCGTCAATAGCGTGATTAGCGTGAACTCCAGCACCGGAAATGTCAACATGTCTGGAGCCGTTAGCACGGGGTTTGATGCTGGGGTGGCGATTGAAAAACCGGGATCTGGCTTTGTTCCCAGCACCACTTTTATCATTCAGGGGGTGACGATCGCAGATCTGATAGGAACGAACCTGCGGTGGGGAGTGCGCCTCAATAGCGCGTCGGGAGGTAACAAACTGGTGGGTACAGTGCCCCCACCTGTCACCATTGGCGATCGCGTCTTTATCGATAGCAATGGAGATGGCATTCAGATGATGGGCGAAACGGGTCTGAATGGGGTCACAGTGCAATTGCTGAATAGTAGCGGTGCAGTAGTAGCGACCGATATCACGGATGTCAGTGGTAACTACGGTTTTATAGCCCCAGCAGGCACCTACAGCGTCAAATTTTGGGCTCCCAGTGGTTACTCATTTACTGCCAGAGCACAGGGCAACGACCTCACAAAAGATAGTGATGTTGATCCGTTGACGGGTCAAACTGCCGCCATCGCTTTTACCGCCGGACAAACTAATCTCAACATTGATGCTGGTTTAATCCAAAGGGCTACCATTGGCGATCGCGTCTTTCTCGATCGCGATGGCAACGGCATTCAAGATGCAGGTGAAGCTGGGTTGAGTGGTGTTACCGTCAAACTGCTCAACAGCAGTGGTGGATTGGTTGCCTCTACGACCACCAACAGCAGTGGTGATTACAACTTCTCGGTGGCTCCTGGCACTTACCGATTGGAGTTTGGCAAACCCAATAGTAGCTATTTCTTTAGTCCTGCTGATCGGGGATCGAATGATGCGATTGACAGCGATGTCATCGATCTCGCAACTGGACGCACGGCTTTGTTTACCGTGACTTCAGGTCAAGCCCCCAATCTTACTGTTGATGCAGGGTTGTTCCAACAGGGTACGATTGGCGATCGCGTCTTTCTCGATACTGATGCAGACGGCATTCAAGATGCAGGTGAAACGGGGCTTAATAACGTCACCGTTAATCTGTTAGATAACGCGACTTCAGCTATTGTTGCCACTACCACGACCAACTCTAGCGGTAACTACAGCTTCACGGTTAACCCTGGCACTTACCGAGTGCAAGTAGTGCCTCTAGCAGGTTACTCCTTTAGCCCCAGAGATCAGGGAACAAATAAGGCGATCGACAGTGATGTTAACTCAACCACAGGGCAAACCGACGCTATTACGCTTACCTCTGGGCAAACTCTCTCAGATCTAGATGCTGGGTTGTTTTACGCGCTCAGTGCCACCATTGCGGTAGACCTGGATTCGTCTTCTTTTTTAACTCCCAGCATTTTTGGTGCATCCGGGAGTGGGTTTGCGTTGGGTAATACAGCTGCCTTTGAGCCTGCACCAAATGCTACTTTCCGACAACGAATTACGATCACCAACAATGGAACAACCAGTATTGCGGCAGGTACGGTGGTTCCTATTCAGGGGACACATCCCTTTGTCAAATTGACTCGTGTGGGTAGCACTACGCAATTCACCACGACTGGCAACACTCGTACCTTTTTAGTTCCACTGCCTGCGATCGCCGCAGGGCAGTCCATTACGCTAGATGCTGAGTCTAGAGTCATCACAGACTCCAGCCAACTCAGTACACCGATTGACTACAAACCATCCGAATTTAGTTTCTTCCTGCAAGATAGCCCCCGCACCGACGATTATGGACAAGCCGTTGCAGAAGGAACTCTCTACTTCACGGACTTAGGGTTTGATACCCCCAGTTCAAGTTCTCCTACGTCCTTTCGATTCAATCCGTTTGACCCTACCAAACTTCAGGTTGACTTCAATCAAAATGGGATTATTGATGCCAACGATGCAAGTCAGGATGTAGCCGTATTAAGAGGCGGTGGTACGTTTATTGAGGGCAATGGAACAGCTCACCGTCTCTACCTTCCAGCGTTTTCGGGTGATGTTGATCCCTTGATTCGATCGACCTCTACAACGCTTAGGAGTACTCCTACACCCGTTGAATTGTCTCTTGTGTGGAACCCGGTTCTAGATCTATCTGACTTTATTAACAGTACTGAGTCTACTGAATTTACAGAATTCATGGAGTTGGTAGATCAAGGGGTGTTTGGGCGTAGTAACGCTACCGATAGGATCGTGAAGGATGGAGTGACCTTTAACGGCGAGTTCATTCGATACAACCTGGATGGCAGCGTTGCATTCCGCCAAACCGCTTTAGCAGGCAACGTTATCGATCCCAGCTCGATCAAGGTGGTGACTTTTAATGTTTTTGTGAACGGTGTGCGTCAGAGTTTTCAGAGTTTTGTTAATGGTCTTTCAACTAGCGATGGACCTTACCGAATCCTGTTAGCTAACGATACTAGCTCAGGTACATTCACCACACTCGATTTCTCACGCTATTCAGGTTCTCCTCAAATTGTTGAAATTTTTTTGCAATCTAACAAAACAAGCCTAACGATTAGCAATCGGGTCGATCAAGAACAGTTAAATCTCAGTTCAATTGAAGTGTTAACTTCTACAGGTCAACTGGCTACCGTGACTATCACAGGTGATGGAGGTCGTAACGTCCAGGTGGATCGAATCACAGGCACTATTAACTCAGATAGGATTCAGGGTTTAAATGGTGGCGACATCTTAAACGGCTATTTGGGGAATGACACCATTGAAGGGGGGGCTTCAGCAGACCTGATTAATGGTGGCTTGGGGAACGATATCCTGCTGGGTGGTGATGGTCAGGATACGTTTATCTTTGAGCGAGGATTTGGTAATGACCAGATCCGTGACTTTTCCAGAGATAGAATTGACCTCAGAGCGTTTCGTCTTACGACGGCTCAATTGTCTTCGGCATTGAGTGGCAACACCATTAACTTGACCAATTTTGGTGGCGGCATCATTACAGTCACCACTAATGGCACGGCAACCAGCATAGGCACACCTGTGGACGTGCGATCGCTCACCAGTGGCACCTTTATCCTGAGCTAA
- a CDS encoding two-partner secretion domain-containing protein: MQKLPHHHSAGIALAIATVAIWANLVEGAIAQIRPDDTLGNERSVVTPNVLSERGLIDQINGGAIRNNALFHSFSDFNVNQGQRVYFANPSSIDNIIGRVTGRNHSDINGTLGVLGSANLFLINPNGIVFGANAQLDVGGAFFASTSNSLLLGNGLEYSATDPQAPPLVVVNIQPGLQYGDVPAGSAIASQGNLQTGGDLTLVADTLNLAGQLRAGSDLSLIALNTLTVRDRTTLPFRAIAGGQLLLQGNQAIDISALANADSGLVSGGNLTLQSNGTVIGDTHYSVGGNFSVQTLNGRLGSLRSVGDPVFEVAGDFSLDNYTGASLQILAGGSVVVPGTITITGAGGPFNDGTVTLSNGTSLTLRGTTQPTLDIRAGTTQFFGTPASGATPTRADIRIGSIINSGGLVYLTNQFQPNPDLAGNIRVGSIDTTALTGGGSVVIDSRGRLVFSAIDVSGGEIGDPANPLEPADDDLQGNAGDVTLLADRDIFMPLRSTIFSFGLRGGAITLSSDTAIAQGTAPFGISPLELGWIESQTLGSEQGGDVSLSAPNISIEGNVLVSTYGSAASGNLRLTAETLTTNQSTITTSTGGSGNANDTILNVETASLNFTFLGSFSASGEGGRGGDVLIQANSISGTTGTQISSSAFGIGDAGNITVTAEEITLSGFQPLDLVGGAFVPSSIFSTAQPGAEGNSGNVTVTTDRLTLQNGAIVGTSSFAVGNAGRINVTASESISIDGAALLEFDGTRDTQPSGITSELGQGAVGQGGAISITTPILRVTNGGTITSSSDGDGNAGSVTINATESASFDGVATFASFPDGDRISRAAVFVGENATGNGGTLTITTPNLSLTNGAQLTAETRGVGNAGNIQLNISDSLLLDGRNTGIFANTTATATGNSGSITIQNPNQVTIRDRARIAVDSQGSGTGGNINIQADSLVLDNRALLTAETASNRGGDIVLQIGDVIVLRQGSRISTTAGTARAGGDGGNIIIDTPFLVGAPTENNDITANAFTGRGGRVLITTQGIFGFTPRSRAELEALLGTSDPTQLDPAALATSDITAISQANPNLNGEIIIRTPDTDPLRGVTNLPSDIVDASRLIAQGCSAGGAVASNQGSLVVTGRGGLPPSPTEHLRTDAYVIGWETVTPSTQTPDQTASGSDATTSQRTRPSQITEAQAFGRDAEGRMSLVAQVPGAAIQDFNTSPAVCSPTTLPSP, from the coding sequence ATGCAGAAACTGCCTCATCACCACTCAGCAGGGATAGCTCTAGCGATCGCCACGGTTGCCATCTGGGCTAACTTGGTTGAGGGTGCGATCGCTCAAATTCGACCGGATGACACGTTAGGAAATGAACGCTCCGTCGTAACGCCTAATGTATTGAGCGAACGAGGATTAATTGACCAAATTAATGGAGGAGCAATTCGCAACAACGCTCTATTTCATAGTTTTTCAGACTTTAACGTCAATCAGGGGCAACGAGTTTACTTCGCGAATCCATCCAGCATTGACAACATCATTGGACGGGTGACGGGACGCAACCATTCAGATATCAACGGGACGTTGGGCGTGTTGGGCAGTGCTAATTTGTTCTTGATTAACCCCAACGGCATTGTATTTGGGGCCAATGCTCAGCTAGACGTTGGGGGCGCATTTTTTGCCAGCACATCCAATAGCCTCTTGTTGGGCAATGGGTTGGAGTACAGTGCCACTGACCCACAAGCACCGCCACTGGTGGTCGTCAACATTCAACCAGGGCTACAGTATGGCGACGTTCCAGCAGGGTCAGCGATCGCCAGTCAGGGAAATTTGCAAACTGGCGGTGATTTGACCCTAGTGGCTGACACGTTAAATTTAGCAGGGCAATTGAGGGCAGGTAGCGATCTGTCACTGATTGCGTTGAATACGTTAACCGTTCGCGATCGCACCACGCTTCCATTTAGGGCGATCGCTGGTGGTCAACTGCTGTTGCAGGGCAACCAAGCCATCGACATCAGTGCCTTAGCCAATGCGGACAGTGGGTTAGTGTCCGGTGGGAATTTGACGTTGCAATCGAATGGAACGGTGATTGGTGACACCCATTACAGTGTCGGTGGAAATTTCTCAGTCCAAACCCTGAACGGTAGGTTAGGCAGCTTACGGAGTGTAGGTGATCCCGTTTTTGAGGTGGCGGGAGACTTTAGCTTGGACAACTACACGGGTGCATCTCTGCAAATTTTGGCAGGTGGAAGTGTGGTTGTTCCTGGCACGATCACTATTACGGGTGCCGGGGGTCCATTTAATGACGGCACGGTCACTCTATCGAATGGCACCTCCCTAACCCTGCGGGGCACCACCCAACCGACCCTAGACATTCGTGCAGGCACCACTCAATTTTTTGGCACACCTGCCTCTGGTGCGACTCCAACCCGTGCTGACATCCGTATTGGCAGCATCATCAACAGCGGCGGGTTAGTTTACCTGACTAATCAATTCCAACCCAACCCAGATTTGGCAGGTAATATTCGCGTTGGGTCTATTGATACAACGGCTTTAACAGGGGGTGGTTCGGTTGTCATTGATTCTAGAGGTCGCCTTGTTTTCAGTGCCATTGATGTGTCAGGGGGTGAAATTGGTGATCCAGCCAATCCGCTTGAGCCTGCGGATGATGACCTCCAGGGCAATGCTGGGGACGTCACCCTGTTAGCCGATCGCGACATTTTTATGCCGTTGCGATCGACCATCTTTTCCTTTGGGTTACGGGGGGGAGCCATTACCCTCAGCAGTGACACGGCGATCGCCCAGGGAACAGCCCCCTTTGGCATCAGTCCCTTAGAGTTAGGCTGGATTGAAAGCCAGACTCTGGGGTCTGAGCAGGGTGGCGATGTCAGTCTCAGTGCTCCCAACATCTCGATCGAGGGTAACGTGTTGGTTTCCACCTATGGCTCTGCTGCCAGTGGAAATTTGCGTCTCACGGCTGAAACGCTCACGACAAATCAATCTACGATTACCACCAGTACTGGAGGCTCCGGTAACGCCAATGACACGATTCTCAATGTAGAAACGGCAAGCCTCAATTTCACCTTTTTAGGCAGTTTTTCTGCCAGTGGTGAAGGGGGTCGTGGTGGCGATGTCTTAATTCAGGCAAACTCCATTTCTGGGACGACGGGTACTCAAATTTCATCCTCAGCTTTTGGCATTGGTGATGCTGGAAATATCACCGTTACGGCTGAAGAGATTACTCTATCTGGGTTTCAACCGCTGGATTTGGTGGGCGGTGCGTTTGTACCCTCGTCGATTTTCAGTACGGCTCAACCTGGTGCAGAGGGTAACAGCGGCAATGTTACCGTCACGACCGATCGCCTAACTCTTCAGAATGGAGCAATTGTAGGCACCAGTTCCTTTGCAGTTGGTAATGCCGGACGGATTAACGTCACAGCTAGCGAGTCCATCTCCATTGATGGAGCGGCATTATTAGAGTTTGATGGCACACGAGATACGCAGCCCAGTGGCATCACCAGCGAACTGGGTCAGGGTGCGGTTGGACAGGGTGGAGCGATTAGCATCACTACGCCAATCTTACGAGTAACCAATGGTGGCACGATTACGTCGTCGTCTGATGGTGATGGAAATGCAGGTTCAGTGACAATTAACGCCACTGAATCAGCATCGTTTGATGGAGTGGCAACCTTTGCCTCGTTCCCGGATGGCGATCGCATTAGCAGAGCGGCTGTGTTCGTTGGGGAAAACGCCACAGGCAACGGTGGCACCCTGACCATTACGACGCCTAATCTATCACTGACCAATGGGGCACAACTCACCGCAGAAACGCGAGGAGTGGGTAATGCCGGAAATATTCAACTGAATATCAGTGATTCGCTGTTGTTAGACGGCAGAAACACAGGCATTTTTGCTAATACCACAGCTACCGCTACTGGAAACAGCGGCAGCATCACCATTCAAAACCCCAATCAGGTGACCATTCGCGATCGCGCCCGAATTGCCGTTGATAGCCAGGGCAGCGGCACAGGTGGCAACATTAACATTCAAGCTGACTCCCTCGTACTGGATAATCGTGCTTTGCTTACAGCTGAAACAGCCAGCAACAGAGGCGGCGATATCGTTTTACAAATTGGCGATGTGATAGTGCTGCGGCAGGGTAGCCGCATCTCTACAACGGCTGGAACAGCTAGAGCGGGTGGAGATGGAGGAAACATTATTATTGACACTCCGTTTTTAGTTGGTGCGCCAACGGAGAATAACGATATCACCGCCAACGCCTTTACAGGGCGGGGTGGTCGAGTACTCATCACTACACAAGGCATTTTTGGATTCACGCCTCGTAGCCGTGCCGAATTAGAAGCCCTTTTAGGAACGAGTGACCCAACCCAACTCGACCCGGCTGCCCTCGCCACCAGCGATATCACCGCCATTTCTCAAGCTAACCCCAATTTAAACGGCGAAATCATCATCCGCACACCTGACACAGACCCCCTGCGCGGCGTTACCAATTTGCCCTCTGATATTGTGGATGCGTCCCGACTGATTGCTCAAGGCTGCTCGGCAGGTGGAGCCGTTGCCAGTAACCAGGGTAGTTTAGTGGTGACGGGACGCGGTGGATTGCCCCCTAGCCCTACCGAACACCTGAGAACAGATGCCTATGTCATTGGCTGGGAAACCGTCACCCCCTCAACCCAAACCCCTGATCAGACGGCTAGTGGCTCGGATGCAACAACCTCTCAACGTACTCGCCCCAGCCAAATTACCGAAGCTCAAGCCTTTGGGCGAGATGCAGAGGGCAGGATGTCATTAGTGGCTCAAGTTCCTGGTGCAGCAATTCAGGATTTCAACACCAGTCCTGCTGTGTGCTCTCCAACGACATTGCCATCTCCCTAA
- a CDS encoding vWA domain-containing protein codes for MKLNRTRFSLLSALLMSVLSLASCTSQSSQQAASEVPVMPSTSETSTISEDGVEAYFQQLLSQYGQDCTECLQPLELQVRGTPNPQGSSQTQTDLNVLIALDSSGSMAESITGGTKIDVAKSAIARFVSQLPETTQIGLLVYGHKGSNQAADKAVSCAGIESVYALDSLDQAQFDAAVQSFQPTGYTPIAKALEQAGQLLPVNEERQNIVYVVSDGIETCGGNPVVAAQKLHTQADVIINVIGFDVNNEAQQQLEAVARAGGGKYLSAHSASELDRIFNQAQSQVEQTLYRAQNSIDRTYAQSKTDIATTQVSSCVSIKLTQESARINSALAQLHPEDSNYSYVEAVREKLETRHAAIREWSNRVQQSYRDQRDVTLEQLRQDLETVNQRYGQPTN; via the coding sequence ATGAAACTAAATCGTACTCGATTTAGTTTGTTATCTGCTCTACTGATGTCAGTCCTCTCGTTGGCAAGCTGCACATCACAAAGTAGTCAACAAGCTGCTTCTGAAGTTCCTGTTATGCCATCTACTAGCGAAACCTCAACCATCTCTGAGGATGGAGTAGAAGCTTACTTTCAACAACTTTTAAGTCAGTACGGGCAAGACTGCACAGAATGCTTACAACCGTTAGAGCTACAGGTACGCGGCACACCAAACCCGCAGGGTAGTTCTCAAACACAAACCGATTTAAACGTGTTGATTGCACTCGACTCATCAGGGTCAATGGCTGAATCCATTACAGGTGGAACTAAGATAGACGTGGCAAAGAGTGCGATCGCCCGATTTGTCTCACAACTCCCAGAAACAACCCAAATTGGTTTGTTGGTTTACGGGCACAAAGGTTCTAATCAAGCCGCAGATAAAGCTGTTTCTTGTGCAGGGATTGAGTCAGTGTATGCACTCGATTCGCTTGATCAAGCACAATTTGACGCAGCAGTACAATCCTTTCAACCGACTGGCTACACACCGATCGCAAAAGCATTAGAGCAGGCTGGTCAACTACTGCCTGTCAATGAAGAGCGTCAAAACATTGTGTATGTTGTCTCAGATGGGATTGAAACCTGTGGAGGAAATCCAGTGGTGGCAGCCCAAAAACTCCACACGCAAGCAGACGTAATCATTAATGTTATTGGATTTGACGTTAATAACGAAGCTCAACAGCAGCTTGAGGCTGTTGCGCGTGCAGGAGGAGGAAAGTATTTGTCGGCTCATAGTGCGAGTGAACTCGATCGCATTTTCAATCAGGCGCAGTCGCAGGTTGAGCAAACTCTTTATCGGGCACAAAACTCGATCGATCGCACCTATGCCCAGAGTAAGACCGATATTGCCACAACACAAGTTTCAAGTTGCGTATCAATCAAGTTAACTCAGGAGTCGGCTCGCATTAACTCGGCGTTAGCCCAATTGCACCCTGAAGATTCTAACTATTCCTATGTTGAGGCAGTACGGGAAAAGCTCGAAACACGACACGCTGCTATTCGAGAGTGGAGTAATCGGGTTCAGCAGAGCTACCGCGACCAGCGTGATGTAACGCTCGAACAACTACGACAGGACTTAGAAACCGTCAATCAACGATATGGTCAACCAACTAATTGA
- a CDS encoding DM13 domain-containing protein, translated as MKTPLQIKPWLPLALITALTIGCTSSNTTTSQPADSPVAQSSPTEVTASPTPETVAQADAGAALKSGSFVSGEHPTEGTVRILDQNGSLVLELDESFKTSEMGPDLVVALHRSPDVIGSTTPPAYAINEGDYVVIAPLQQFDGAQTYVIPDSINLNDYQSALIWCRKFNATFGAATLQ; from the coding sequence ATGAAAACTCCTTTGCAGATCAAACCCTGGTTGCCGTTAGCCTTGATTACAGCTCTAACAATTGGTTGTACCAGCAGCAATACCACCACTAGCCAACCTGCTGATAGCCCTGTTGCTCAATCGAGTCCAACGGAAGTGACCGCATCCCCAACTCCTGAAACAGTCGCTCAAGCTGATGCAGGTGCTGCTCTCAAGTCAGGTTCTTTTGTGTCGGGTGAGCATCCTACCGAAGGTACGGTTCGCATTCTTGATCAGAATGGAAGTTTAGTGTTGGAACTGGATGAAAGCTTTAAAACTTCCGAAATGGGTCCTGATCTGGTTGTCGCATTGCATCGATCGCCCGATGTAATTGGATCTACTACTCCTCCAGCCTATGCTATCAATGAAGGGGATTATGTTGTGATCGCACCGCTGCAACAATTTGATGGTGCTCAAACCTATGTCATTCCTGACAGTATTAATTTGAATGACTATCAGTCAGCTCTGATCTGGTGTCGCAAGTTTAATGCCACGTTTGGGGCAGCGACTCTGCAATAG